A single Arcobacter sp. FWKO B DNA region contains:
- the trpD gene encoding anthranilate phosphoribosyltransferase, which translates to MFNKTKLKFDDIFDGKLSDEEIRNYLIELHERGETAADIAAAASAMREHSILLPIPYHLEQKLIDNCGTGGDKSNSFNVSTTVSLLLAACGCYVAKHGNRSITSNSGSADMLEALGVNLSVTLHKQAVMLEDTGFIFMFAVNHHPAMKDIMPIRKSIPHRTIFNILGPLTNPAGAVKQLIGVFDKDYIHKMVEALQLLGADRAMVVSSADGLDEISISDVTYATKLEDGLITDMIIDPRDYGFKLYPKTEIEGGDAKVNAQITRDILEGKVTGAKLDIVLLNAAAALEVDGMAKDITEGIEIARNAILSGKAKAKLEQIIQVSNILM; encoded by the coding sequence ATGTTTAATAAAACTAAACTAAAATTTGATGATATATTTGATGGTAAATTAAGTGACGAAGAGATAAGAAATTATCTTATAGAACTCCATGAAAGAGGTGAAACAGCTGCAGACATAGCTGCAGCTGCAAGTGCTATGAGAGAACATTCTATTTTATTACCTATACCATATCATTTAGAACAAAAGCTTATAGACAACTGTGGAACTGGTGGAGATAAAAGTAATAGTTTTAATGTTTCTACTACTGTATCTTTACTATTAGCAGCATGTGGATGTTATGTGGCAAAGCATGGTAATAGAAGTATTACAAGTAATAGTGGAAGTGCTGATATGCTTGAAGCTCTTGGAGTAAATCTTAGTGTAACACTTCACAAGCAAGCTGTTATGCTTGAAGATACTGGATTTATTTTTATGTTTGCAGTAAATCATCATCCAGCAATGAAAGATATAATGCCTATTAGAAAATCAATTCCACATAGAACAATTTTCAATATACTAGGACCTCTTACAAACCCAGCTGGTGCTGTAAAACAACTTATTGGTGTATTTGATAAAGATTATATTCATAAAATGGTTGAAGCACTACAACTTTTAGGTGCAGATAGAGCTATGGTAGTAAGTAGTGCAGATGGACTTGATGAAATAAGTATCAGTGATGTTACATATGCTACAAAACTTGAAGATGGTTTGATTACAGATATGATAATTGACCCAAGAGATTATGGTTTTAAACTCTATCCAAAAACTGAGATTGAAGGTGGTGACGCCAAAGTAAATGCTCAAATTACTAGAGATATATTAGAGGGTAAAGTAACAGGTGCAAAACTTGATATTGTACTTTTAAATGCTGCAGCTGCTTTAGAAGTAGATGGTATGGCAAAAGATATTACTGAAGGTATAGAAATAGCAAGAAATGCAATACTAAGTGGTAAAGCAAAAGCAAAACTTGAGCAAATAATTCAAGTATCTAATATATTAATGTAG
- a CDS encoding damage-control phosphatase ARMT1 family protein, translating into MNIQSDCVGCIVGQIDKALDLLEVEANLAQEIRAEVKKRSLSFSYSHTPPFIAKDVYAYLGDRLGLDDPLESIKQQSIQKATELLPFIYKKLLLSDDKLFTAIKASVAGNVIDFGAKEQFCVTNEVQNIFDTDFAINDYEKLKIQIKNTDKILVLADNSGENVFDKVLLKTIKELYPSKELFYATRGKPIINDITTKEAYQIGIDEVATILDSGVDTPGLDLSRASNEFKAFFDDVPLIISKGMGNYECLEQLKDDRIFFLFKVKCSVVASSIQKNVGDIVLLRN; encoded by the coding sequence GTGAATATTCAAAGTGATTGTGTAGGGTGCATTGTAGGACAAATTGATAAGGCACTAGATTTGCTAGAAGTTGAGGCAAACTTAGCACAAGAGATAAGAGCAGAGGTAAAAAAACGCTCACTTAGCTTTAGCTACTCTCATACACCACCTTTTATAGCAAAAGATGTATATGCTTATTTGGGTGATAGGCTAGGGCTTGATGATCCTTTGGAAAGTATCAAACAACAAAGTATCCAAAAAGCCACAGAACTTTTACCTTTTATTTATAAAAAACTACTTTTAAGCGATGATAAGCTTTTTACTGCAATAAAAGCAAGTGTAGCTGGAAATGTGATAGATTTTGGTGCAAAAGAGCAGTTTTGTGTGACCAATGAAGTACAAAATATATTTGATACAGATTTTGCAATCAATGACTACGAAAAACTAAAAATACAAATAAAAAATACCGATAAAATACTAGTACTTGCTGATAATAGTGGGGAAAATGTTTTTGATAAGGTTTTATTAAAAACTATAAAAGAGTTATACCCTTCAAAGGAGCTTTTTTATGCAACTAGAGGAAAACCTATAATCAATGATATTACCACAAAAGAAGCATATCAAATAGGTATCGATGAGGTCGCTACTATATTAGATAGTGGAGTGGATACTCCTGGACTTGACCTTAGTCGTGCAAGTAATGAATTTAAAGCTTTTTTTGATGATGTACCTTTGATTATATCCAAAGGTATGGGAAACTATGAGTGTTTGGAACAATTAAAAGATGATAGAATATTTTTCTTGTTTAAAGTAAAATGTAGTGTTGTAGCTTCAAGTATCCAAAAAAATGTAGGTGATATAGTTTTACTAAGAAACTAA
- a CDS encoding glycosyltransferase family 2 protein codes for MRYIIFGLILAALFQIFFWINHDHKMFIVHSTTDEIQSLSYSPFKGYEKKVLSAQEIEKDLDLLSKYTRNIRTYSSQDALHIVDILSQTNMTLDLGIWIGGNYEENNAEIYKALYILETFPNMINSIIVGNETLLRNELNPEELIAYINYISEQTKIPVTTAEVWHTWMEYPELAENVDFINVHILPYWEKSHISNFNDFIVDKYEKISAQYPDKKIAIGETGWPSHGYNNKQAIPSLKNQAIAIRGFLNLAKENNWTYNIVEAFDQPWKGYEEGNVGQYWGIFDSQRNLKFSLSEEEIELNKNWFYQMVAAIIIGALLTISGLKNQRLNINHALAYAIAAQGMAFGIVMAATYPFVNYMNFGMWIMWGMGTLLMIPLVIITLAKANELFKCSIGIPPQRMIPIDLKSENIPFVSIHVPAYKEQPHVLEETLRALSNLKYPNFEVLVIINNTPEEYYWKPIEKLCSELGEKFVFLNIKCTGFKAGALNEALNYTNPKAEIIAVIDADYVVESPWLIDLVPLFDDPKVAIVQAPQDHRDGNESIVKAAMNAEYAGFFDIGMIDRNEENAIVVHGTMVLVRLSAMLEVGGWGTDTIVEDSELGLRLFEAGYIAHYTNRRYGYGLLPDTIEAFKTQRHRWAYGAIQILKKHWREFKPSSKSLTPRQKHKFITGWFFWLSDAMGPVMAMMNIIWVPVIIFVGVTIPTIPLTIPIITAFLVNILHTFILYRMRVKTTLKNTFLSAIASMSLQLIIFKAVYDGFVKDGLPFKRTQKGGNTKKENTNPIKYETILGVLLLISFFGLVFTNTSGILEIYIFATTLLIQSIPYISAIVMRILELYSHKQQLAKNS; via the coding sequence GTGAGATATATAATTTTTGGTCTCATTTTAGCTGCTTTATTTCAAATATTTTTCTGGATCAACCATGATCACAAGATGTTTATAGTACATAGTACTACTGATGAAATCCAATCACTTTCCTATTCACCTTTTAAGGGATATGAAAAAAAAGTTTTATCAGCTCAAGAAATTGAAAAAGATTTGGATCTTTTATCTAAATATACAAGAAATATCCGTACATATTCAAGTCAAGATGCACTACATATTGTTGATATTTTATCACAAACAAATATGACTCTAGATTTAGGTATTTGGATTGGTGGAAATTATGAAGAAAATAATGCTGAAATATATAAAGCATTATATATTCTTGAAACATTCCCAAATATGATAAATTCAATTATTGTTGGAAACGAAACTCTTCTTAGAAATGAACTAAATCCTGAAGAGCTCATAGCATATATTAATTATATCTCAGAACAAACCAAGATACCTGTTACAACAGCTGAAGTATGGCACACTTGGATGGAATATCCAGAATTAGCAGAAAATGTTGATTTTATTAATGTTCATATACTACCTTACTGGGAAAAATCACATATAAGCAACTTCAATGATTTTATAGTGGATAAATATGAAAAGATTTCAGCACAATATCCAGATAAAAAAATAGCAATTGGTGAAACAGGTTGGCCAAGCCATGGGTATAACAACAAGCAAGCAATACCTAGTCTAAAAAATCAAGCTATCGCTATTAGAGGATTTTTAAACCTTGCAAAAGAAAACAACTGGACATATAATATTGTAGAAGCATTTGATCAACCTTGGAAAGGGTATGAAGAGGGAAATGTTGGGCAATATTGGGGTATTTTTGATTCTCAAAGAAATCTAAAATTTAGCCTTAGTGAAGAAGAAATTGAACTAAATAAAAACTGGTTTTACCAAATGGTGGCTGCTATTATAATAGGTGCACTACTTACTATTTCTGGACTAAAAAATCAAAGATTAAATATTAATCATGCCCTAGCTTATGCTATTGCAGCTCAAGGGATGGCATTTGGTATTGTTATGGCTGCTACTTATCCATTTGTAAATTATATGAACTTTGGTATGTGGATAATGTGGGGTATGGGTACATTACTTATGATACCACTTGTTATAATTACTCTTGCAAAAGCAAATGAACTTTTTAAATGTTCTATTGGTATTCCTCCTCAAAGAATGATACCTATTGACTTAAAATCTGAAAATATCCCTTTTGTGTCTATACATGTGCCAGCTTATAAAGAGCAACCTCATGTATTAGAAGAAACACTAAGAGCACTTTCAAATCTAAAATATCCAAACTTTGAAGTCCTTGTAATAATCAATAATACTCCTGAAGAATATTATTGGAAACCAATTGAGAAATTATGTTCTGAGCTAGGGGAAAAATTTGTATTTTTAAATATCAAATGTACAGGTTTTAAAGCAGGTGCACTAAATGAAGCTTTAAACTATACAAATCCAAAGGCTGAAATCATAGCTGTAATTGATGCTGACTATGTAGTAGAGTCTCCTTGGCTAATAGATCTTGTACCTTTATTTGATGACCCAAAAGTTGCTATTGTTCAAGCTCCTCAAGATCATCGTGATGGCAATGAATCTATTGTAAAAGCTGCTATGAATGCTGAATATGCAGGTTTTTTTGATATTGGTATGATAGATAGAAATGAAGAAAATGCTATAGTTGTTCATGGTACTATGGTATTAGTACGACTAAGTGCAATGCTTGAAGTTGGAGGATGGGGAACAGATACTATAGTTGAAGATAGTGAGCTTGGACTAAGATTATTTGAAGCTGGATATATTGCTCATTATACAAATAGAAGATATGGTTATGGACTTTTACCTGATACAATAGAAGCTTTTAAAACTCAAAGACATAGATGGGCATATGGTGCTATTCAAATTTTGAAAAAACACTGGAGAGAATTCAAACCATCATCAAAATCTTTGACTCCAAGACAAAAACACAAATTTATTACTGGATGGTTTTTTTGGCTAAGTGATGCTATGGGTCCAGTTATGGCTATGATGAATATTATTTGGGTTCCAGTTATCATATTTGTTGGTGTTACAATACCAACTATACCACTTACTATACCTATTATTACAGCTTTTTTAGTAAATATTTTGCATACTTTTATTTTATATAGAATGAGAGTAAAAACAACACTAAAAAATACCTTTTTAAGTGCTATAGCGTCAATGAGTTTACAACTTATAATATTTAAAGCGGTGTATGATGGATTTGTAAAAGATGGGCTTCCATTTAAAAGGACTCAAAAAGGTGGTAATACAAAAAAAGAAAATACAAATCCTATAAAATATGAAACAATACTAGGAGTGCTATTACTTATATCATTTTTTGGACTTGTTTTTACAAATACAAGTGGGATTTTAGAAATTTATATTTTTGCAACTACACTTTTAATACAAAGTATCCCTTATATTTCAGCTATTGTTATGAGAATACTTGAGTTATATTCTCATAAACAACAATTAGCCAAAAATTCTTAA
- the lptB gene encoding LPS export ABC transporter ATP-binding protein translates to MHKLEIKNITKRIKKTDILHGISLDIQSGEIVGLLGPNGAGKTTTFYTICGLVEPTSGEVFFNNEEITSLPLHKRALKGIGYLPQESSIFKDLSVEDNLMLAAEIVYTDKEIQEKMVEEMLSIFNIEPIRQRKGISLSGGERRRAEIARALISKPKFLLLDEPFAGVDPIAVKDIQEIIAELKKLGIGVLITDHNVRETLAICDRAYVMKDGSVLASGNSDEIKADSSVREHYLGESFSF, encoded by the coding sequence ATACATAAATTAGAAATTAAAAATATTACAAAAAGAATTAAAAAAACAGATATATTACATGGTATTAGTTTAGATATACAAAGTGGAGAAATTGTAGGGTTATTAGGACCAAATGGAGCTGGGAAAACAACAACTTTTTATACAATATGTGGGCTTGTAGAGCCTACAAGTGGGGAAGTCTTTTTTAATAATGAAGAAATAACATCACTCCCACTACACAAAAGAGCTTTAAAAGGTATTGGTTATTTGCCTCAAGAATCTTCTATTTTTAAAGATTTATCTGTTGAAGATAACCTAATGCTCGCAGCAGAGATAGTATATACAGATAAAGAAATACAAGAAAAAATGGTTGAAGAGATGTTATCTATTTTTAACATTGAGCCTATAAGACAAAGAAAAGGGATAAGTCTAAGTGGAGGAGAGAGAAGAAGAGCAGAGATAGCAAGAGCTTTGATATCTAAACCTAAATTTTTATTACTTGATGAGCCTTTTGCAGGAGTTGATCCAATAGCAGTAAAAGATATCCAAGAAATAATTGCAGAGCTTAAAAAACTTGGCATCGGTGTACTTATAACTGACCACAATGTAAGAGAAACGCTAGCAATTTGCGATAGAGCATATGTTATGAAAGATGGCTCAGTACTAGCTAGTGGCAATAGTGATGAAATAAAAGCTGATAGTTCGGTTAGAGAGCATTATCTTGGAGAGTCGTTTAGTTTCTAA
- a CDS encoding fructose-bisphosphatase class I, giving the protein MIEIFNAVSNIAVDIEKDIFNGLSDEFFDVKIEDDELHSKIYTKCTQIIETELEKVRSVKGALSKDKKQMCTINPNGKYIVAYVSIDNVELLDVDYSLGTIFCVYENEISPKNIKASAYITYGPTFQMVFATQSEGVKFFSYEDSQFVQKESFRLSSSGKINSTGGDIAAWTSEHKDLMQSFFDSGYRLRFSDSLVLDTHQILFKRGGIYSNPATKNDPNGTMELVFECYPISFIVELAGGMAIDGKYRILDIESLNVHHKSPFYFGSTNEIQKVKLVFGA; this is encoded by the coding sequence ATGATAGAAATTTTTAATGCAGTATCAAATATAGCTGTAGATATAGAAAAAGATATTTTCAATGGCTTAAGTGATGAGTTTTTTGATGTTAAGATAGAAGATGATGAGCTTCACTCAAAAATATATACTAAATGTACACAGATTATTGAAACAGAGCTTGAGAAAGTTCGTAGTGTCAAAGGTGCTTTAAGTAAAGACAAAAAACAAATGTGTACTATCAATCCAAATGGTAAATATATAGTTGCTTATGTGAGTATTGATAATGTTGAGTTGTTGGATGTGGATTATTCTTTGGGGACTATTTTTTGTGTGTATGAAAATGAGATTTCACCAAAAAACATAAAAGCAAGTGCATATATCACATATGGACCAACATTTCAAATGGTTTTTGCTACACAAAGCGAAGGTGTGAAGTTTTTTTCTTATGAAGATAGTCAATTTGTACAAAAAGAGTCTTTTAGACTAAGTTCTAGTGGCAAGATAAACTCTACTGGTGGTGATATAGCAGCGTGGACATCTGAACACAAAGATTTGATGCAAAGTTTTTTTGATAGTGGCTATAGACTTAGATTTAGTGACTCTTTAGTGCTTGATACTCATCAAATACTTTTTAAAAGAGGTGGTATATACTCAAACCCAGCAACAAAAAATGACCCAAATGGAACAATGGAGTTAGTTTTTGAGTGTTATCCTATTAGTTTCATAGTAGAGCTTGCTGGTGGTATGGCAATAGATGGAAAATATAGAATACTAGATATTGAGTCTTTAAATGTTCATCATAAATCACCATTTTATTTTGGTTCAACTAATGAAATACAAAAAGTAAAATTAGTATTTGGGGCATAA
- a CDS encoding argininosuccinate synthase has protein sequence MSKKEVKKVVLAYSGGLDTSIILKWLQDVYNAEVITFTADLGQGEEVEPARAKALAMGIKPENIFIEDLREEFVKDYVFPMFRANTIYEGEYLLGTSIARPLIAKKQIEIAKKMGADAVSHGATGKGNDQVRFELGYLSLMPGVTVIAPWREWELNSRESLLNYAKEHGIEISQKHIDENGNPKISPYSMDANLLHISYEGLHLEDPNAEPEESMWLWTNSPENAPNEPEYITIEYKNGDPIAINGTPMSPATLLKTLNDYGNKHGIGRIDIVENRYVGMKSRGCYETPGGTIMLKAHRAIESICLDREEAHLKDELMPKYAKLIYNGYWFAPERKMLQAAIDETQKNVEGTVRLKLYKGNVIVVGRTSPKTLFSEAHCTFEADSVYDQKDAGGFIRLNALRFVIAGQVRK, from the coding sequence ATGAGTAAAAAAGAAGTAAAAAAGGTAGTTCTTGCTTATAGTGGTGGGCTTGATACAAGTATTATTTTAAAATGGTTACAAGATGTTTATAATGCTGAAGTTATCACATTTACAGCTGACCTTGGTCAAGGTGAAGAAGTAGAGCCTGCTCGTGCAAAAGCTCTTGCTATGGGAATTAAGCCTGAAAATATCTTTATTGAAGACTTAAGAGAAGAATTTGTGAAAGATTATGTATTCCCTATGTTTAGAGCAAATACTATCTATGAAGGTGAATATCTTCTAGGTACTTCAATAGCTAGACCTCTAATAGCAAAAAAACAAATCGAAATAGCTAAAAAAATGGGTGCTGATGCTGTAAGTCACGGAGCTACAGGGAAAGGGAACGATCAAGTAAGATTTGAGCTTGGATACCTTTCACTAATGCCTGGTGTTACTGTAATAGCTCCTTGGAGAGAGTGGGAGCTAAATAGTAGAGAGAGCTTACTAAACTATGCAAAAGAACACGGTATAGAAATATCTCAAAAACATATAGATGAAAATGGTAATCCAAAAATTAGCCCATACTCTATGGATGCAAACTTACTTCATATCTCATATGAGGGACTTCACCTAGAAGATCCAAATGCTGAGCCTGAAGAGTCTATGTGGCTATGGACAAATTCACCTGAAAATGCTCCTAATGAGCCTGAGTATATAACAATAGAATACAAAAACGGTGACCCAATAGCAATCAACGGCACACCTATGAGTCCTGCAACATTACTTAAAACTCTAAACGACTATGGTAATAAACACGGTATCGGAAGAATAGATATAGTTGAAAACAGATATGTTGGTATGAAATCTCGTGGTTGTTATGAAACTCCAGGTGGAACAATCATGCTAAAAGCTCACAGAGCTATTGAATCAATCTGCTTAGATAGAGAAGAAGCTCACCTAAAAGATGAGTTAATGCCAAAATATGCAAAACTTATTTATAATGGATACTGGTTTGCACCAGAGAGAAAAATGCTACAAGCTGCAATAGATGAAACACAAAAAAATGTTGAAGGAACTGTAAGACTAAAACTATACAAAGGAAATGTTATAGTAGTTGGTAGAACATCGCCAAAAACACTATTTAGTGAAGCTCATTGTACATTTGAAGCTGATAGCGTATATGACCAAAAAGATGCTGGTGGATTTATAAGATTAAATGCACTTAGATTTGTTATTGCTGGACAAGTTAGAAAGTAG
- the tsaE gene encoding tRNA (adenosine(37)-N6)-threonylcarbamoyltransferase complex ATPase subunit type 1 TsaE: MKLRASLDEISKIASQIKEEIEGKNIVVLLRGDLAAGKTTFVKEFIKLIDPSCNVSSPTFSIQICYGHNLYHYDLYNKTLNEFISLGLLEEFEKDGIHFVEWGDELLEDLLHSYGFETMVINIKKLDNAREYEWIYIN; this comes from the coding sequence TTGAAACTTAGGGCATCTTTAGATGAAATTTCAAAAATAGCTTCTCAAATAAAAGAAGAGATTGAAGGTAAGAATATTGTAGTTTTATTAAGGGGTGATTTAGCTGCTGGTAAGACTACATTCGTAAAAGAATTTATTAAATTAATAGATCCATCTTGTAATGTAAGTTCCCCAACTTTTAGTATCCAAATATGCTATGGACATAATCTATATCACTATGATTTGTACAACAAAACATTAAATGAATTTATATCTTTAGGACTTCTTGAAGAGTTTGAAAAAGATGGGATACATTTTGTTGAGTGGGGTGATGAATTATTGGAAGATTTATTACATTCTTATGGATTTGAAACAATGGTTATTAATATTAAGAAATTAGATAATGCTAGGGAATATGAATGGATATACATAAATTAG
- a CDS encoding EAL domain-containing protein — protein sequence MLAKSNLLTISEERDFSKLMIDAINCSVFLTDTNSILYYNYSFDNSFYGVDIEDIDFSNETHIIYNRLKEPHTFKIINTSNTHNGRPIYILKDISKEIEQEKLLNVFLHLDSLTGLPNRSKLINDLKNSALHILSLAIIDLKDFKEINDFYGNQIGDFILKSVANFIQSMLGEGQSLYKFHADTYCIANSTLNQEEFTSLVQYILEKIDEEVFHYDQYEIDTRAIAGISFSSQNNKLITADLALQSAKKSNKNYLVFYDELDNIEEYKNNMTWTKKLKTALAEDKIVVYFQPLVDNKTLRVAKYECLVRMIDENKIISPFFFLDIAKKTNQYTKLTKVVIQKAFMAFEYLSFDFSVNVSYDDIEDETFIDFIKQMILKYNAHDIAKRVVFEILEDQSIKNYDILSHFIKEVKALGCKVAIDDFGSGYSNFEHIIKMNVDYLKIDASLIKNIVKDENSYKVTKTIVDFAKSLNLKTIAEYVESEEIFNITKDLGIDYSQGYYFSPPISSPELESC from the coding sequence GTGTTAGCAAAAAGTAACTTACTGACGATTAGCGAGGAAAGAGATTTTTCAAAACTAATGATTGATGCTATTAACTGCTCTGTTTTTTTAACAGATACAAATAGTATACTATATTATAACTATAGTTTTGACAATAGCTTTTATGGTGTAGATATTGAAGATATTGATTTTAGCAATGAAACACATATTATATACAATAGACTCAAAGAGCCTCATACTTTTAAAATCATAAATACATCAAATACTCATAATGGAAGACCAATTTATATTCTCAAAGATATCTCAAAAGAGATTGAACAAGAAAAGCTATTAAATGTGTTTTTACATCTTGATTCTTTAACAGGATTACCAAATCGTTCTAAATTAATCAATGATTTAAAAAATAGTGCACTACATATTTTGTCTCTTGCTATTATTGATTTAAAAGACTTTAAAGAAATAAATGATTTTTATGGAAATCAAATTGGTGACTTTATATTAAAAAGTGTTGCAAACTTCATCCAATCAATGCTTGGCGAAGGTCAAAGTCTTTATAAGTTTCATGCTGATACATACTGTATTGCAAACTCTACGCTAAATCAAGAAGAATTCACTTCTTTAGTTCAATATATTTTAGAAAAAATTGATGAAGAGGTTTTTCATTATGACCAGTATGAGATAGATACAAGAGCAATTGCTGGAATTTCTTTCTCATCTCAAAACAATAAACTAATAACAGCTGATTTGGCATTACAATCTGCTAAAAAAAGCAATAAAAATTATCTTGTATTTTATGACGAACTTGATAATATTGAAGAATACAAGAATAATATGACTTGGACTAAAAAACTTAAAACTGCACTTGCTGAAGATAAAATTGTTGTCTATTTTCAACCACTTGTTGATAACAAAACATTAAGAGTTGCAAAATATGAGTGTTTAGTTAGGATGATAGATGAAAATAAGATTATCTCACCATTTTTCTTTTTGGATATTGCAAAAAAAACAAATCAATATACAAAACTTACAAAAGTAGTAATACAAAAGGCTTTTATGGCATTTGAATATTTATCATTTGATTTTTCTGTAAATGTATCATACGATGATATTGAAGATGAAACCTTTATTGACTTTATAAAACAAATGATTTTAAAGTACAATGCTCATGATATAGCAAAACGAGTTGTTTTTGAGATTTTAGAAGATCAAAGTATTAAAAATTATGATATATTATCACACTTTATAAAAGAAGTAAAAGCACTTGGATGTAAGGTAGCTATAGATGATTTTGGAAGTGGATATTCAAACTTTGAACATATAATAAAAATGAATGTCGATTACCTAAAAATTGACGCTTCCTTAATTAAAAACATAGTAAAAGATGAAAATAGTTATAAGGTTACAAAAACAATAGTAGATTTTGCAAAAAGCTTAAACTTAAAAACTATAGCAGAATATGTAGAAAGTGAAGAAATTTTTAATATCACAAAAGATTTAGGAATTGATTACTCACAAGGATACTATTTCAGCCCCCCTATTTCATCACCTGAACTTGAGAGTTGTTAG
- the kdsB gene encoding 3-deoxy-manno-octulosonate cytidylyltransferase: MIIIPARVESSRFANKVLADVLGLPMVIRTAKQVMDLDDVAIATDSQDVIDIATSYGIKALMTSNKHQSGTDRVNECANILGLSDNEIVINVQADEPFIEKDVVASVIEKVKFGINQNQDFTMVSCFKLISSELADDPNHVKVVLDTNQNAIYFSRSKMPYHRDHYTQTSYNGHLGIYGFSKKSLNTFCSLEVAQLESIEKLEQLRAIYNGLKIGMVQVESKSFGIDTKEDLENALRIFG; encoded by the coding sequence ATGATAATTATACCAGCAAGAGTGGAAAGTTCAAGGTTTGCAAATAAGGTTTTAGCAGATGTTTTAGGGTTACCTATGGTTATAAGAACAGCAAAACAAGTAATGGATTTAGATGATGTTGCAATTGCCACTGACTCACAGGATGTAATAGATATAGCTACAAGTTATGGTATCAAAGCTTTAATGACTTCAAATAAACATCAAAGTGGTACAGATAGGGTAAATGAGTGTGCAAATATACTAGGGCTTAGTGATAATGAAATAGTAATTAATGTTCAAGCCGATGAGCCTTTTATTGAAAAAGATGTTGTTGCAAGTGTTATAGAAAAAGTTAAGTTTGGTATAAATCAAAACCAAGATTTTACAATGGTAAGTTGTTTTAAACTAATATCATCTGAGCTTGCAGATGATCCAAATCATGTAAAAGTAGTATTAGATACTAACCAAAATGCAATATATTTTTCTAGAAGTAAAATGCCTTATCATAGAGATCATTATACACAAACATCTTATAATGGACACCTTGGAATTTATGGCTTTAGTAAAAAAAGTTTAAATACTTTTTGTTCTTTAGAAGTTGCACAGTTAGAAAGTATTGAAAAATTAGAACAATTAAGAGCTATTTATAATGGATTAAAAATAGGAATGGTGCAAGTTGAATCTAAATCCTTTGGTATTGATACCAAAGAAGATTTAGAAAATGCGTTAAGAATTTTTGGCTAA
- a CDS encoding S4 domain-containing protein has product MRIDKFLSTVNLVKRRAISEDMLEHSVVFLNGNPVKKAKEVKVGDIIELRYIEYIDKYEVLVIPTTKSTPKSRQDEYVRKV; this is encoded by the coding sequence ATGAGAATAGATAAATTTTTAAGTACAGTAAATCTTGTGAAAAGAAGAGCTATTAGTGAAGATATGCTTGAACATAGCGTTGTATTTTTAAATGGCAATCCAGTAAAAAAAGCAAAAGAAGTCAAAGTTGGTGATATTATTGAGCTTAGATATATTGAATATATTGATAAGTATGAGGTTTTAGTAATTCCTACAACAAAATCAACACCAAAAAGCAGACAAGATGAGTATGTAAGAAAGGTATAG